In a single window of the Streptomyces sp. HUAS ZL42 genome:
- a CDS encoding helix-turn-helix transcriptional regulator, with product MAGKPVRPVNAIDQTRRMLSLVTYLRERPGARIEDVARAFGITEDELVSDLDVLPMCGTSFRGGDLLDIDTDGERIWWHNPAALGAEAAEPLRLAADEATALLVAARAVATLPGLRESDRQALLRATAKVETAAGEAAGASSRLSVTFESEGGVFADVDRAISERRRLWIRYYSPARDEVTAREIDPIRLVSVGHTYVEAWCRRSEARRTFRLDRVAEIRILDEPSAPPEIELRDLSEALVQPAAEDPEVVVEVGPGGRWVAEYYPHDSADELTDGGLRITLRTPDPASLRRLALRLGRDGRIVSPQDLADSARQAAREALLAYDGIEAQEPHARRGGSDVRYDGHFDRQEQGL from the coding sequence GTGGCAGGCAAACCGGTCAGGCCCGTCAACGCCATCGACCAGACCCGGCGGATGCTGTCCCTGGTGACGTATCTGCGGGAGCGTCCCGGGGCGCGCATCGAGGACGTCGCGCGTGCCTTCGGAATCACCGAGGACGAGCTGGTCTCGGACCTCGACGTGCTGCCGATGTGCGGCACCAGCTTCCGCGGCGGCGACCTGCTCGACATCGACACCGACGGCGAGCGCATCTGGTGGCACAACCCCGCCGCCCTCGGCGCCGAGGCGGCCGAGCCGCTGCGGCTCGCCGCCGACGAGGCGACCGCGCTGCTGGTGGCCGCCCGCGCGGTGGCGACCCTGCCGGGTCTGCGCGAGAGCGACCGGCAGGCGCTGCTGCGCGCCACCGCCAAGGTGGAGACCGCGGCCGGCGAAGCCGCCGGGGCCAGCTCCCGGCTGTCCGTGACCTTCGAGTCGGAGGGCGGCGTCTTCGCCGACGTCGACCGGGCCATCTCGGAGCGGCGCCGCCTGTGGATCCGCTACTACTCGCCCGCCCGCGACGAGGTCACCGCGCGCGAGATCGACCCGATCCGCCTGGTCAGCGTCGGCCACACCTATGTGGAGGCCTGGTGCCGCCGCTCCGAGGCGCGCCGCACCTTCCGTCTCGACCGGGTCGCCGAGATCAGGATCCTCGACGAGCCGTCCGCGCCGCCCGAGATCGAGCTGCGGGACCTCTCCGAGGCGCTGGTGCAGCCCGCCGCCGAGGACCCGGAGGTCGTCGTGGAGGTCGGCCCGGGAGGCCGCTGGGTGGCCGAGTACTACCCGCACGACAGTGCGGATGAGCTGACGGACGGCGGGCTGCGTATTACGTTGCGCACCCCAGACCCCGCGTCGCTGCGGCGGCTGGCGTTGCGGCTCGGCCGAGACGGCCGGATCGTGTCGCCGCAGGACCTCGCCGACAGTGCCCGGCAGGCCGCCCGTGAGGCGCTGCTGGCGTACGACGGGATCGAGGCGCAGGAGCCGCATGCCCGGCGCGGCGGTTCCGACGTGCGGTACGACGGGCACTTCGACAGGCAGGAGCAGGGGCTTTGA
- the tatA gene encoding Sec-independent protein translocase subunit TatA produces the protein MFGRLGAPEIILILVVIILLFGAKKLPDMARSLGKSARILKSEAKAMKEEGGSTATPAGPPNNGEQPPAQRTIQAAPGDVTSSRPVTEPTDTTKR, from the coding sequence ATGTTCGGAAGGCTCGGAGCTCCCGAGATCATTCTCATCCTCGTCGTCATCATCCTGCTGTTCGGCGCGAAGAAGCTTCCGGACATGGCCCGCTCGCTCGGCAAGTCCGCGCGCATCCTGAAGAGCGAGGCCAAGGCGATGAAGGAAGAGGGCGGCAGCACGGCCACCCCGGCCGGCCCGCCGAACAACGGCGAGCAGCCCCCGGCTCAGCGCACCATCCAGGCGGCCCCCGGCGATGTGACCAGCTCCCGCCCGGTCACCGAGCCGACGGACACCACCAAGCGCTGA